A genomic segment from Desulfuromonas thiophila encodes:
- a CDS encoding ATP-dependent zinc protease family protein, producing MSLNSFWMARTLRTVALFFLTPLLSACLPEYLLVEQPDWQQLQQRVQQQQQQLDRLQDELGQTQQTLRAAHLEVNEGLRELDERQRDQLQRQMQWEDQVRALRIVAAEPKATASRPAPAPPAPLRVARDKQVVGAIEHVYLAPPGVVLPARIDTGATTSSLDARNLEIFERNGAPWVRFMLVNPENNKETLLESRVVRFVRILQSNTDDSERRPVVELGVTIGKVNQNAEFTLSDRSHMDFPVLIGRNVLLDMMLVDVSEENIAPPHQPAKPAIGKGSK from the coding sequence ATGTCCCTGAATTCGTTCTGGATGGCCCGCACCCTGCGGACAGTCGCCCTGTTTTTCCTGACCCCGTTGCTGTCGGCCTGTTTGCCGGAATATCTGTTGGTTGAACAGCCGGACTGGCAGCAACTGCAGCAGCGGGTACAACAGCAGCAGCAACAGCTTGATCGGTTGCAGGACGAGCTGGGCCAGACCCAGCAGACCCTGCGGGCAGCGCACCTGGAGGTTAACGAAGGGCTGCGTGAACTCGATGAACGCCAGCGCGACCAGTTGCAGCGCCAGATGCAGTGGGAGGATCAGGTTCGCGCCCTGCGTATCGTGGCTGCCGAGCCCAAGGCCACGGCCAGCCGACCGGCGCCAGCGCCGCCGGCGCCTTTGCGGGTGGCACGCGATAAACAGGTGGTTGGCGCCATTGAGCATGTCTATCTGGCGCCGCCTGGTGTGGTGCTGCCGGCGCGCATCGATACCGGTGCCACCACCTCGTCCCTTGACGCGCGCAATCTGGAGATTTTCGAGCGTAACGGCGCGCCCTGGGTGCGTTTTATGCTGGTGAACCCGGAGAACAACAAGGAAACCCTGCTCGAAAGCCGGGTGGTCCGCTTTGTCCGCATTTTGCAGTCCAATACCGACGATTCCGAGCGCCGGCCGGTGGTGGAGCTGGGTGTGACCATCGGCAAGGTGAACCAGAACGCCGAATTTACCCTGTCGGATCGCAGCCATATGGATTTCCCGGTGCTGATTGGCCGCAATGTGCTGCTGGATATGATGCTGGTCGATGTCAGTGAGGAGAATATCGCCCCGCCTCATCAGCCGGCCAAACCCGCGATTGGCAAGGGCAGCAAATAA
- a CDS encoding SH3 domain-containing protein, with amino-acid sequence MSRYFFSLSGLAAAALGCVLVAPLAWPAPASARAPEHRHSERHGFSGPARPDFGREVRRPPQGARRLHSPRHGVHYVHRGTFYRPLHHGYRVVRPPVGLVVNWLPTGYVMLNVAGLSYAYYDGIYYQPMASGYRVVEAPMTTLVTPTPPPPPPQRLPLPSQALGQVRVQVEMLNVRSGPSRLQPVVGHVTAGTSLVVLGSAPDWYYVQLPDGTYGWVWAQFVVGELRQP; translated from the coding sequence ATGTCCCGCTATTTCTTTTCCCTTTCCGGTCTGGCTGCTGCCGCCCTGGGCTGTGTTCTGGTGGCACCGCTGGCCTGGCCTGCGCCGGCCTCGGCCCGTGCGCCCGAGCATCGTCATTCTGAGCGGCACGGTTTCTCCGGGCCGGCGCGGCCGGATTTCGGTCGCGAGGTACGGCGCCCGCCGCAGGGGGCCCGGCGGCTGCACAGCCCGCGCCATGGTGTGCATTATGTGCATCGCGGCACCTTTTATCGTCCTTTGCACCATGGCTACCGGGTGGTGCGGCCGCCGGTCGGACTGGTGGTCAACTGGCTGCCGACCGGCTACGTGATGCTCAATGTCGCCGGCCTCAGTTATGCCTATTACGATGGCATCTACTATCAGCCGATGGCCAGTGGCTACCGGGTGGTGGAGGCGCCGATGACCACCCTGGTGACGCCGACTCCGCCACCGCCGCCGCCCCAGCGTCTGCCGTTGCCGTCCCAGGCTCTCGGCCAGGTGCGGGTTCAGGTCGAGATGCTCAATGTGCGCAGCGGGCCCAGCCGGCTGCAGCCGGTCGTGGGCCATGTGACGGCCGGCACCTCCCTGGTGGTGCTGGGCAGCGCGCCCGACTGGTACTATGTGCAGTTGCCCGATGGCACTTATGGCTGGGTCTGGGCGCAATTTGTTGTCGGGGAATTGCGACAGCCATGA
- a CDS encoding inactive transglutaminase family protein, which yields MNSRLFFYPMVLLLIVAGLLTAWLRHERMGIPFVPGVQTPIWLVEARVDFTAKGEPVTISLDLPDNPPGFSLSDEQTASPGYGFAVLERSSDRRGEWSIRTARGPQVLYYKVQAVPLATAPAAVGEEVPAPPEAALWSAAESLAAQQLLETAYQQSSDPVSMTRALIQQLLAPVPDQNATLLLGQTLLPQLLQKLLHTAGIPARIAMGLQLEDGRRNQQLTPVLEIYHQQRWLPFDLRTGAQGLPQDFLLWHQGSRSLLDVQGAYNSRVRFSMLRQSLSAVQLAHTTTEESKLAFFGVHKLPVEEQNMLKTLLVLPLGVLVMVFMRVLVGLKTAGTFMPVLIALSFYQTALLPGLTGFIAIVALGLLLRGYLSALNLLLVARISTIVIIVIFIVLFLSLTGYQLGYNTGMTVTFFPVIIVAWTIERMSILWEDEGPREVIIQGGGSLLVAVFGYLLMTWPLMAHLSFHFPEINLIIVALILLMGHYTGYRLLELRRFRSMLPRS from the coding sequence ATGAATTCGCGCCTGTTTTTCTATCCAATGGTGTTGCTGCTGATCGTCGCTGGCCTTCTGACGGCCTGGTTGCGCCACGAACGCATGGGCATTCCCTTTGTGCCGGGGGTGCAGACGCCCATCTGGCTGGTGGAGGCCCGGGTCGATTTTACCGCCAAGGGCGAGCCGGTCACCATCAGCCTGGATCTGCCCGATAATCCGCCGGGTTTTTCGCTGTCCGACGAGCAGACCGCTTCGCCGGGCTACGGTTTTGCCGTGCTTGAGCGCAGCAGCGACCGCCGTGGTGAATGGTCGATTCGCACGGCGCGTGGTCCGCAGGTGTTGTACTACAAGGTGCAGGCTGTGCCGCTGGCCACCGCTCCGGCTGCGGTCGGGGAGGAAGTGCCGGCGCCACCGGAGGCGGCGCTGTGGAGTGCCGCCGAGTCCCTGGCGGCGCAACAGTTGCTGGAAACAGCCTATCAGCAATCGAGTGATCCGGTGAGCATGACCCGGGCGCTGATCCAGCAACTGCTCGCGCCGGTGCCGGACCAGAACGCCACCCTGCTGCTGGGTCAGACCCTGCTGCCCCAGTTGTTGCAGAAACTGCTGCACACCGCCGGTATTCCCGCCCGCATCGCCATGGGGCTGCAACTGGAGGATGGCCGCCGCAACCAGCAGCTGACGCCGGTGCTGGAGATCTATCACCAGCAGCGCTGGCTGCCGTTCGATCTGCGCACCGGTGCCCAGGGTCTGCCGCAGGATTTTCTGCTCTGGCATCAGGGCAGCCGCTCCCTGCTTGATGTGCAGGGCGCCTATAACTCACGGGTGCGCTTTTCCATGCTGCGGCAGAGCCTCTCAGCGGTACAGCTGGCCCACACCACCACCGAGGAGTCGAAGCTGGCCTTCTTCGGCGTTCACAAGCTGCCGGTGGAGGAACAGAACATGCTCAAAACCCTGCTGGTGCTGCCGCTGGGAGTGCTGGTGATGGTGTTCATGCGGGTTCTGGTCGGGCTCAAAACCGCCGGTACCTTCATGCCGGTGCTCATCGCCCTGTCGTTCTACCAGACGGCCCTACTGCCGGGCCTGACCGGTTTTATCGCCATTGTCGCGCTGGGCCTGCTGCTGCGCGGCTATCTGTCGGCCCTGAACCTGCTGCTGGTGGCGCGGATCTCCACCATTGTCATCATCGTCATCTTTATCGTGCTGTTTTTGAGTCTCACCGGTTACCAGTTGGGCTACAACACCGGCATGACGGTCACCTTCTTTCCCGTCATTATCGTGGCCTGGACCATCGAGCGCATGTCGATTCTGTGGGAGGATGAAGGCCCGCGTGAGGTGATCATTCAGGGCGGCGGCAGCTTGCTGGTGGCCGTTTTCGGCTATCTGCTGATGACCTGGCCGCTGATGGCGCACCTGAGCTTTCACTTTCCCGAGATCAACCTGATCATTGTGGCGCTGATTCTGTTGATGGGGCATTATACCGGCTATCGCCTGCTGGAACTGCGCCGTTTCCGTTCCATGCTGCCGAGGTCCTGA
- the hemC gene encoding hydroxymethylbilane synthase, with protein MANPVRIGTRRSKLALWQAHHVEDLLHQAGLETEIVEIDTRGDQILDVSIAKIGSKGVFTEELEDQLRSGAIDIAVHSAKDMQSELPAGFEIIAFTEREQMHDVVVSRDRTVRLADSSRPRVIGSSSVRRRALLQAYYPHLQVIEMRGNLQTRIAKMDAGQCDAILLAFAGVHRMHYDELIVEHLPLDRFIPPVGQGSVAIEAATSLSPERRRIIRQAVNHAPTEACLLAERAFLKTLHGGCSIPAFCLAQRVGDDCLNVTGGMISLDGQQIIKNSLSGSCPQAAQLGSRIAELTLEQGGRAILQQIRQQRGE; from the coding sequence ATGGCGAACCCCGTACGAATCGGCACCCGCCGCAGCAAGCTGGCGCTGTGGCAGGCGCATCATGTTGAAGACCTGCTGCACCAGGCGGGTCTGGAAACCGAAATCGTTGAAATCGACACCCGCGGTGACCAGATTCTCGACGTGTCCATCGCCAAAATCGGCAGCAAGGGCGTCTTCACCGAGGAGCTGGAGGATCAGCTGCGTTCCGGTGCCATCGACATCGCCGTTCACAGCGCCAAGGACATGCAGTCGGAACTGCCGGCGGGCTTTGAGATCATCGCCTTCACTGAACGCGAGCAGATGCACGACGTGGTCGTCAGCCGTGACCGCACGGTGCGACTGGCCGACAGCAGCCGGCCAAGGGTGATCGGCTCGTCCTCGGTGCGGCGGCGCGCCCTGCTGCAGGCCTATTATCCCCACCTGCAGGTAATCGAGATGCGCGGCAACCTGCAGACCCGCATCGCCAAGATGGATGCCGGCCAGTGTGACGCCATCCTGCTGGCCTTCGCCGGCGTTCACCGCATGCACTATGATGAACTGATCGTCGAGCATCTGCCGCTCGACCGTTTCATCCCGCCGGTGGGCCAGGGCAGCGTCGCCATTGAGGCGGCCACCAGTCTGAGCCCGGAGCGGCGCCGCATCATCCGCCAAGCGGTGAACCACGCCCCCACCGAAGCCTGTCTGCTGGCCGAGCGCGCCTTTCTCAAAACCCTTCATGGCGGCTGCAGCATTCCGGCCTTTTGCCTGGCCCAGCGCGTCGGTGACGACTGTCTGAACGTGACCGGCGGCATGATCAGCCTTGATGGCCAGCAGATCATCAAAAACAGCCTCAGCGGCTCCTGCCCCCAGGCCGCCCAGCTGGGCAGCCGGATCGCCGAGCTGACCCTGGAACAGGGCGGCCGCGCCATTTTACAGCAGATCCGCCAGCAACGCGGCGAATAG
- a CDS encoding response regulator transcription factor, with amino-acid sequence MSAAHLLLVEDEQHIAAALCFNLRQEGYQVQQVDSGEEALQRLSHETFDLVILDRMLAGELDGLQVCQRIRRIEPQLPILLLTALGEEAQRIAGLAAGADDYLAKPFSLTELLLRIAGMLRRSAWYRPQYNELSRYRFGDAEVNLISGEACRAGQPFQLTDLELRMLKLFISHEGEILSRAFLLKSVWGMAPDTETRTLDNFIVRLRKYFEKKPARPRHFLTVRGRGYRFNPEG; translated from the coding sequence ATGAGCGCCGCCCATCTGCTGCTGGTGGAGGATGAACAGCACATTGCCGCCGCCCTCTGTTTCAATCTGCGCCAGGAAGGCTATCAGGTACAACAGGTGGACAGTGGCGAGGAAGCCCTGCAACGGCTCAGCCACGAAACCTTCGATCTGGTCATTCTCGACCGCATGCTGGCCGGCGAGCTCGACGGTCTGCAGGTCTGCCAGCGCATCCGCCGCATCGAACCACAGCTGCCGATCCTGCTGCTTACCGCCCTGGGCGAGGAAGCGCAACGCATCGCCGGCCTGGCCGCCGGCGCCGACGATTATCTGGCCAAGCCCTTCAGCCTGACCGAACTGCTGCTGCGCATCGCCGGCATGTTGCGGCGCAGTGCCTGGTACCGGCCACAGTACAATGAACTCAGCCGCTATCGTTTCGGCGACGCGGAGGTCAATCTGATCAGCGGTGAAGCCTGTCGCGCGGGGCAGCCGTTCCAGCTCACCGACCTGGAACTGCGCATGCTCAAGCTGTTCATCAGCCACGAGGGCGAGATCTTAAGCCGCGCCTTCCTGCTGAAGTCGGTCTGGGGCATGGCGCCGGACACCGAAACCCGTACCCTCGACAACTTCATTGTCCGGCTGCGCAAGTATTTCGAAAAAAAACCGGCCCGGCCACGCCACTTCCTCACCGTGCGCGGCCGCGGCTACCGCTTCAACCCCGAGGGCTGA
- a CDS encoding shikimate kinase, producing MPADLGNLTLIGMPGAGKSTLGVVLAKRLSLGFVDTDVLIQVNRGKALQQILDEAGYLELRRIEEEEILRLQVERHVIATGGSAVYSAAAMAHLQRLSTIVFLDVAFDEICRRIHNFDSRGIACAPGQSFADLYQERLLLYRRYAEITIDANRGGQEELAERIADQLLA from the coding sequence ATGCCGGCCGATTTGGGCAACCTGACCCTCATCGGCATGCCCGGCGCTGGCAAGAGCACCCTGGGCGTGGTGCTGGCCAAACGGCTGTCGTTGGGATTTGTTGATACCGATGTGCTGATCCAGGTCAACCGCGGCAAGGCCCTGCAGCAGATTCTCGATGAGGCCGGCTATCTCGAACTGCGCCGCATCGAGGAAGAGGAAATCCTGCGGCTGCAGGTCGAGCGTCATGTCATCGCCACCGGCGGCAGCGCCGTCTACAGTGCGGCGGCCATGGCTCATCTGCAGCGCCTGTCGACCATCGTTTTTCTCGATGTTGCCTTTGACGAGATCTGCCGCCGCATTCACAACTTCGACAGTCGTGGCATTGCCTGTGCGCCGGGACAGAGCTTTGCCGACCTGTATCAGGAACGGCTGCTGCTCTATCGCCGTTACGCCGAGATCACCATCGATGCCAATCGGGGCGGCCAGGAAGAACTGGCCGAGCGCATCGCCGATCAGCTGCTTGCCTGA
- a CDS encoding alpha-L-glutamate ligase-like protein has product MSWFISPARLRELGILGMNCRNIDFISRYNPRQLYTLVDDKLKTKQLARRNGIPVPPLRFVVREQYRIRQVGRWFDNLNGFAVKPTKGSGGRGILIIKGRDGEAFVKSSGVHLQPEDLKRHLSNILAGLYSLAGTPDQVMVEELISFDARFANYSYEGAPDIRVIVFQGYPVMAMLRLATRASDGKANLHQGAVGVGLDIATGRCLKAVQYSRPLSVHPDTGCAFDQIELPEWPEILRLAARCNEMTGLGYLGTDFILDEKRGPLLLELNARPGLAIQVANGSGLLPRLRRIEQLRKRHVRVEDRVRFAMEAFGQPQLTP; this is encoded by the coding sequence GTGAGCTGGTTCATTTCGCCCGCGCGCCTGCGCGAACTCGGCATTCTGGGAATGAACTGTCGCAATATCGACTTCATCAGCCGTTACAACCCGCGTCAGCTCTATACCCTGGTGGATGACAAGCTCAAGACCAAGCAACTGGCCCGCCGCAATGGCATTCCGGTGCCGCCGTTGCGTTTTGTCGTGCGTGAGCAGTACCGCATCCGCCAGGTTGGTCGCTGGTTCGACAATCTCAACGGCTTTGCCGTCAAGCCGACCAAGGGTTCCGGCGGGCGCGGTATCCTGATCATCAAGGGGCGTGACGGCGAGGCCTTTGTCAAGTCTTCCGGCGTTCATTTGCAGCCGGAGGATCTCAAACGCCATCTGTCCAATATCCTCGCCGGTCTCTATTCGTTGGCCGGAACCCCGGACCAGGTGATGGTGGAGGAGCTGATCTCGTTCGATGCGCGCTTTGCCAACTATTCCTACGAGGGCGCGCCCGATATCCGCGTCATCGTGTTCCAGGGTTACCCGGTGATGGCCATGCTGCGTCTGGCGACACGGGCTTCCGATGGCAAGGCCAACCTGCACCAGGGTGCCGTCGGTGTGGGGCTTGATATCGCCACCGGTCGCTGCCTCAAGGCGGTGCAGTACAGCCGGCCGCTGAGCGTCCATCCCGATACCGGTTGCGCCTTCGACCAGATCGAACTGCCCGAATGGCCGGAGATTCTGCGGCTGGCGGCGCGCTGCAACGAGATGACTGGCCTGGGCTATCTGGGTACCGACTTCATTCTCGATGAAAAGCGCGGCCCGCTGTTGCTCGAACTCAACGCCCGGCCCGGTCTGGCGATCCAGGTGGCCAATGGCAGCGGTCTGCTGCCGCGGCTGCGCCGCATCGAGCAGCTGCGCAAACGTCATGTCCGGGTCGAGGACCGGGTGCGGTTCGCCATGGAGGCCTTTGGCCAGCCGCAGCTGACACCCTGA
- a CDS encoding NAD(P)H-dependent flavin oxidoreductase — translation MMPLKIGKHQIPYPLIQGGMGVRVSAAGLAGAVARCGGVGLIATAGLALNSPHYTGRNFFAADLLALKEELRKAYEIAPDGIIGTNCMVAVSNYDDIVRASCEAGAKIIVSGAGLPLNLPALTADYPEVALVPIVSSVKAAELIARKWHKAYQRLPDAVVVEDPDTAGGHLGEKLENIGNGSYDQYATVRGVKAYFREEWQADMPVIAAGGIWDRADVEYALAQGADGVQMASRFVCTEECDAAPEFKQAYLDCRKEDIGLIMSPAGLPGRAICGNIEAIRAHDIEGQVRCPSGCLKKCAYKSGQERFCIVHALDRAQRGDRASGLIFCGSNAWKADRIETVAEIFEELFGAVAMPQACAG, via the coding sequence ATGATGCCATTGAAAATCGGAAAACACCAGATTCCCTATCCTCTGATCCAGGGCGGCATGGGCGTGCGGGTATCGGCTGCCGGCCTGGCCGGCGCGGTGGCCCGTTGCGGTGGCGTCGGCCTGATCGCCACGGCCGGCCTGGCCCTTAACAGCCCGCATTATACCGGCCGCAACTTCTTTGCGGCCGATCTGCTGGCGCTGAAGGAGGAGCTGCGCAAGGCTTACGAAATTGCGCCGGACGGTATCATCGGCACCAACTGCATGGTGGCGGTGAGCAATTACGATGATATCGTGCGTGCTAGTTGTGAAGCTGGTGCCAAGATCATTGTTTCCGGTGCCGGGCTGCCGCTGAATCTGCCGGCGTTGACGGCGGATTATCCCGAGGTGGCGCTGGTACCTATTGTTTCCTCGGTCAAGGCGGCCGAACTCATCGCCCGTAAATGGCACAAGGCCTACCAGCGTCTGCCCGACGCGGTGGTGGTGGAGGATCCCGACACCGCCGGTGGTCATCTGGGTGAGAAGCTGGAGAATATCGGCAACGGCAGTTACGACCAGTATGCCACCGTGCGCGGGGTGAAGGCCTATTTTCGCGAGGAATGGCAGGCCGACATGCCGGTGATCGCCGCCGGTGGTATCTGGGACCGCGCCGATGTCGAATACGCCCTGGCGCAGGGCGCCGACGGTGTGCAGATGGCCAGCCGTTTTGTCTGCACCGAGGAATGCGATGCCGCGCCGGAGTTCAAGCAGGCCTATCTTGACTGCCGCAAGGAGGATATCGGCCTGATCATGAGCCCGGCCGGGCTGCCGGGACGGGCGATCTGCGGCAATATCGAAGCCATCCGGGCCCACGATATCGAGGGCCAGGTGCGTTGTCCGTCGGGCTGCCTGAAGAAATGCGCCTACAAAAGCGGTCAGGAGCGCTTCTGCATCGTTCATGCCCTCGACCGCGCCCAGCGGGGCGATCGCGCCAGCGGCCTGATCTTCTGCGGCAGCAATGCCTGGAAGGCCGACCGCATCGAAACCGTGGCCGAGATTTTTGAGGAACTGTTCGGCGCTGTGGCAATGCCCCAGGCCTGTGCCGGCTAG
- a CDS encoding sensor histidine kinase → MKWQRPSLNPLLAFIAIQCAWLAVVGFWIYWFLGSHQQLRSLAEKYSPDLLEPGINWLILLEGLLLLIVILVGVYVIFLYWRRQLALNREQKSFISQVTHELRTPVASLQLQLETLQRHRPAGADLDPFIQAMLADTARLSSLITKLLTANRLEQSRWRLALRPCDLSAYLRSYLAEWQQQQGDAVQLSSQIADGICVVLEPETFAMVLRNVLENAVLYSPTPARIQVRLERRGRLCLLVIRDEGRGLPASEQQRVFRMFYRHGQQNPRIKGFGLGLFIVKALIKRHKGRVSLYSAGENRGCTLTIRLPLAENSK, encoded by the coding sequence ATGAAATGGCAACGCCCCAGTCTCAATCCCCTGCTGGCCTTCATCGCCATCCAGTGCGCCTGGCTGGCGGTGGTCGGCTTCTGGATCTACTGGTTTCTCGGCAGCCACCAGCAACTGCGCAGCCTGGCCGAAAAGTACAGCCCGGACCTGCTCGAACCGGGCATCAACTGGCTGATCCTGCTTGAAGGCCTGCTGCTGCTGATTGTCATTCTGGTCGGGGTCTACGTCATCTTTCTCTACTGGCGCCGTCAGCTGGCATTGAACCGGGAGCAGAAATCGTTCATCTCGCAGGTCACCCACGAACTCAGAACACCGGTAGCCTCGCTGCAGCTGCAACTGGAAACCCTGCAGCGCCATCGACCCGCCGGGGCCGACCTTGATCCCTTTATCCAGGCCATGCTGGCCGATACCGCCCGCCTCAGCAGCCTGATCACCAAGTTGCTGACCGCCAACCGGCTGGAACAGAGCCGCTGGCGCCTGGCCCTGCGGCCCTGTGACCTGTCGGCCTATCTGCGCAGCTACCTGGCCGAATGGCAACAGCAGCAGGGCGACGCCGTGCAACTGAGCAGCCAGATCGCCGATGGCATCTGCGTGGTGCTGGAACCCGAAACCTTCGCCATGGTGCTGCGCAATGTGCTGGAGAATGCCGTGCTCTATTCACCCACACCGGCCCGCATCCAGGTGCGGCTGGAACGACGCGGCCGCCTGTGCCTGCTGGTGATCCGCGACGAAGGCCGCGGTCTGCCGGCCAGCGAACAGCAGCGCGTCTTTCGCATGTTCTATCGCCACGGCCAGCAAAACCCTCGCATCAAGGGCTTCGGCCTGGGACTGTTCATCGTCAAGGCCTTGATCAAGCGCCACAAGGGCCGGGTCAGCCTGTACAGCGCGGGCGAAAACCGCGGCTGCACCCTCACCATCCGCCTGCCCCTGGCTGAGAACAGCAAATGA
- a CDS encoding NAD(P)H-quinone oxidoreductase: protein MKAVLLDGFGGLEVLKVGEAEKPAPKANEVLIRVAATSINRPDLVQRAGKYPPPPGDSEILGLEVAGVIEAVGSEVSGWRIGDRVMTLVGGGGYAEYAVAYASHLIPIPATMSFEEAACVCESYITAFLNVFMIGELQDGQTAILHGGGGGVNTAAIQLAKALTPSTKLIVTASPAKLERVKQLGADLVIDYTQTPDFSDLVKEFTNKKGVDVILDHVGAKYLAPNMNSLAYKGRLVIIGVTSGIKAELNLALMMVKRQQIIGSVLRSRPVAEKGEIAAEFTRRALPHFAERRIVPIIEQVFGLDQVVEAHRMMEEDKHFGKIVLKIADL, encoded by the coding sequence ATGAAAGCCGTACTGCTCGACGGATTCGGCGGACTGGAGGTTCTCAAGGTCGGTGAGGCGGAAAAACCCGCGCCCAAGGCCAACGAGGTGCTCATCCGGGTGGCCGCCACCAGCATCAACCGCCCCGATCTGGTGCAACGGGCCGGCAAGTACCCGCCCCCGCCCGGCGACTCGGAGATTCTCGGCCTGGAAGTGGCCGGCGTCATCGAAGCCGTCGGCAGCGAGGTCAGCGGCTGGCGCATCGGCGACCGGGTCATGACCCTGGTGGGCGGTGGCGGCTATGCCGAATACGCCGTGGCCTACGCCAGCCACCTGATTCCGATTCCGGCGACCATGAGCTTCGAGGAAGCCGCCTGCGTCTGCGAAAGCTACATCACCGCCTTCCTCAACGTCTTCATGATTGGTGAGCTGCAGGACGGCCAGACCGCGATCCTGCACGGCGGTGGCGGCGGCGTCAATACGGCGGCCATACAGCTGGCCAAGGCTCTCACCCCCAGTACCAAACTGATTGTCACCGCCAGTCCGGCCAAGCTTGAGCGGGTCAAGCAGCTGGGTGCCGATCTGGTCATCGACTACACCCAGACACCGGACTTCTCCGATCTGGTCAAGGAATTCACCAACAAAAAAGGTGTCGATGTCATCCTCGATCATGTCGGGGCCAAGTACTTGGCCCCGAACATGAATTCGCTGGCCTACAAGGGCCGGCTGGTCATCATCGGCGTCACCAGCGGCATCAAGGCCGAGCTCAATCTGGCCCTGATGATGGTCAAGCGCCAGCAGATCATCGGCAGCGTGCTGCGCTCGCGGCCGGTGGCGGAAAAAGGCGAAATCGCCGCCGAGTTCACCCGTCGCGCCCTGCCCCATTTCGCCGAGCGCCGCATCGTGCCCATCATCGAGCAGGTGTTCGGCCTTGACCAGGTGGTTGAGGCCCACCGCATGATGGAGGAAGACAAGCATTTCGGCAAAATCGTGCTCAAGATCGCCGATCTGTAA